In Streptomyces chartreusis, the following proteins share a genomic window:
- a CDS encoding type I polyketide synthase: protein MGHPVQEEQQDTVVDYLRRVTAELRRAHRRIEELESDRAPGTPGDDPVAVVGMGCRLPGDVTSPDDLWRLVDTGRDAVTAFPADRGWDLPALLAGSTARGGGFLDGADAFDAEFFGISPREAATMDPQQRLFLEVAWEALENAGIDPQSLRGSRTGVYAGTYQWDSGRPGPGDGAGHVMTGTASSVLSGRLAYVLGLEGPALTLDTACSSSLVALHTAVQALRTGESELAVVGGVTVLSDPAVFTEFSRQGGLAPDGRCKAFSADADGTGWSEGVAVLVVERLSDARRHGHRVLALVRGTAVNSDGASNGLTAPSGRAQQQVIRQALAAAGLDPADVDAVEAHGTGTRLGDPVEASALLATYGQDRERPLLLGSLKSNIGHTQAAAGVAGVIKTVLAMRHGRLPRTLHADDPTDAVEWTAGRVELLRQSADWPRTGRPRRAAVSAFGISGTNAHVVLEAAPEPEPAHVPEPTPEPAHAPSSPAHAVPWPLSARTAEALTDHITRVRERAAGLDPLDVGHSLATGRSSFEHRAVLLGSAPDAPPLAEAVAGDEPSVALLFSGQGSQRLGMGRELADRFPVFEAALDEVLAELDPNVRSAMWAGDEKTLHRTEFAQPALFAVEVALYRLVVSWGVRPEYLMGHSVGEIAAAHVAGVLSLADACRLVSARARLMQDLPAGGAMVAVSAGEDEVRPLLTDGVVLAAVNGPRSVVLSGPDEAVEAVAARLADAGHRTGRLRVSHAFHSRLMDPALDPFRAAVAELSFAEPALPVVSNVTGRIAEPGELTTPDYWVRHLRETVRFADGVRTLAEHGVGAWLEVGPGGVLAALAQETLPPDAVVTPLLHGGPDEEHSAVTALARLYVHGVPVDFTALFAGTGARRVALPTYPFRRGRFPFRHADRETDGTDLWSALRRTEPAALAGRLGVTEDAVRSVVPALLSWRSRHRSRTALDALRHREHWQPHTFPAPGGTTGPWLVLLPEHDDPWATALTDALGTAALPVRCPAGADRATLTALLRDAEPAGVLCLTALEDSDAADVPAGLLAALTAVQATGDAGLRAPVWCATRDAMAAVDTDRAHGLAGAALWGLGRVAARETPDRWGGLLDLPAEEPSGPTVALALGALTAQGGEDEVAVRATGALVRRLVPAPRMPDETATGWRPAGTTLVTGGTGGLGAQVARRLAGEGAERLLLVSRRGPDAPGADDLRRELAAAGCEVDIAACDVADRDALAALLAAIPAERPLTAVVHAAGVLDDGVLERLTPDRFADVFRAKATAALHLDALTRDHDLSAFVLFSSVSGALGNPGQANYAAANTVLDTLAARRRAEGLPAVSIAWAAWRGAGMAAGLDDAQGRRSGLGGLDPELALTALLEATSDPHPALLVADLEPLAAALRTGPRRSPVLDGHPAAPAPAPATTPLADRLRTAPPAEHTTLVLDAVRAESAGALGHRRAADVPPDRAFRASGFDSLTAVELRNRLVAATGLPLTAGVVFDHPTPRELAAHLLAALTGTREAALAEPSGIEDNTAEAASAVDDADDPVVIVGMACRLPGGADSPQLLWDLLTEERDAIGPFPGDRGWDLTEFADGGRLEGGFLYDAHDFDAAFFGISPREAVTMDPQQRLLLETAWEAVERAGIDPQTLRGTRTGVFVGSNGQDYAHVVSGSAERAESHAATGLAASALSGRVSYTLGLNGPAVTVDTACSSSLVALHQAVRAVRAGECALALAGGVTVMTDSASFARIQRLGAIARDGRSKAFSEDADGTGYSEGVALLVVERLSEARRRGHRVRAVIRGSAVNQDGASNGLTAPNGPAQQRVIREALADARLGPADVDAVEAHGTGTRLGDPIEAEALLAAYGQDRERPLLLGSVKSNIGHTQAAAGAVGVIKTVLALEHGTAPRTLHADTPSTRVDWTTGAVRLLRSAQEWPDTGCPRRAAVSAFGISGTNAHVVLEQAPPRSVTEPAGSVTPPVETPDVPLLLSARTVPALAEQAARTARFLRSHPETDPAAAGWSLATTRAAHQHRAVVLGPDRAGLLDSLDALATGTADPAVVRGTAADSATGPVFVFPGQGSQWWGMGRELYDSSRVFRATVDDCADALGPYVDWSPVDLLRGDGADPDVLHRADVVQPALFSTMVSLAALWRSLGVEPGAVVGHSQGEIAAAHVAGAFSLEEAARLVALRGRTMLELGGLGGLMTVFAPVDRVEPLLDAWPGRVGVAVLNGPATVVVSGEDAVLDELREVCARMDLRTKDVKSDIAGHGPQTEAVRDQLLSVLGELSPRPARVPFYSTVTGGRLDTTALDAGYWYRNLRQTVRMEAATRALLAAGHRVFVESSPHPVLAGAIGETCEAAGAEDAVVLGSVRRQAGDARTFLLSAAGGWAAGLPVDWRPCFPSAARSEPAVELPTYPFQRRRYWPTADTAPVRSGSGEDSAFWDLVDDADAVGLAAETGAGEPELAAVLPALADWRQRSRRRALAASWSYRDAWHPLATGRPAQSAAGGRPSSAGASGPVAQFPAPLRGADQRLVVVPATHADDPWVTTVVRALGPGTTRIEVYPATADRTSMAAVLPTQPGVVVSLLGLAEDPADVRHPAVPVGLAATVALLQALADRPAGPRLWCLTREAVAAVPGDLVRHPAQGTLWGFGRVAALEHPALWGGLADLPDTVDTHCGTLLATLLTADTPEDQLALRASGAYARRLVAAGEPTAVKSGRTGRTAADTGGTSVTGDTGRRLDAAGEAGAAEPMPTGGTAADTGGTSVTGGTGRRLDAAGEAGADEAMPTGGTKSPLLPAGESSAANPRRTSRTVLVPGGTASDTGHRPAPAREPSAANPWRTSGTVLVTGGTGALGSRLAHWAVARGAAHVLLLSRRGPDAPGADTLAKQLAELGARVTVAACDIADRDALAAHLDALPAEQPLTAVVHAAGVSDGDSDTTALTPDTLQTLLSAKLLGARHLHELTAGRDLDAFVLFSSGAASWGSGGQPAYAAANAYLDALAAHRRAAGLPATSVAWGAWGETGMATEPGLAAELARRGVHPMDPATALAALQRALDEDVSGLTVTATDWAAFLPAFTAARPSSLLSELARATDPGPADTPEPEDGPGLRDRLAELPDVERTRLLLDLVRTEAAATLGHSGADAVPAERALRDLGFDSVSAVDLRNRLKAVTGLALPASLVFDHPNATAVAAHLRTELFPDAPAATDAGDDPDAAVRAALAAVPPARLRKAGLLELILQLADGDPATTDAPTGGSDAHDLDALDGESLLRLAAETTSD from the coding sequence ATGGGACATCCCGTGCAGGAAGAGCAGCAGGACACAGTCGTCGACTACCTCCGACGGGTCACGGCGGAGCTGCGCCGTGCCCACCGGCGCATCGAGGAACTGGAGTCGGACCGTGCCCCCGGAACGCCGGGCGACGACCCCGTCGCCGTCGTCGGCATGGGCTGCCGCCTACCGGGGGACGTCACCTCGCCGGACGACCTGTGGCGGCTCGTCGACACCGGCCGGGACGCCGTCACCGCGTTCCCCGCCGACCGCGGCTGGGACCTGCCCGCACTGCTCGCCGGCAGCACCGCCCGCGGGGGCGGGTTCCTCGACGGCGCCGACGCCTTCGACGCGGAGTTCTTCGGGATCTCGCCCCGCGAGGCCGCCACCATGGACCCGCAGCAGCGGCTGTTCCTCGAAGTCGCCTGGGAGGCCCTGGAGAACGCCGGCATCGACCCGCAGTCCCTGCGCGGCAGCCGCACCGGCGTGTACGCGGGCACCTACCAGTGGGACTCCGGCCGCCCCGGACCCGGCGACGGCGCCGGACACGTCATGACCGGCACCGCGTCCAGCGTCCTGTCCGGGCGGCTCGCCTACGTCCTCGGCCTCGAGGGCCCGGCCCTGACCCTCGACACCGCCTGCTCCTCCTCCCTGGTCGCCCTGCACACCGCCGTCCAGGCCCTGCGGACCGGCGAGAGCGAACTCGCCGTCGTCGGCGGCGTCACCGTGCTCTCCGACCCGGCCGTGTTCACCGAGTTCAGCAGGCAGGGCGGACTCGCCCCCGACGGCCGCTGCAAGGCGTTCTCCGCGGACGCCGACGGCACCGGCTGGTCCGAGGGCGTCGCCGTACTCGTCGTGGAGCGCCTGTCCGACGCACGCCGTCACGGGCACCGTGTCCTGGCGCTGGTACGGGGCACCGCCGTCAACTCCGACGGCGCCTCCAACGGCCTGACCGCCCCCAGCGGCCGCGCCCAGCAGCAGGTCATCCGGCAGGCACTCGCCGCCGCCGGACTCGATCCCGCCGACGTCGACGCCGTCGAGGCGCACGGCACCGGCACCCGGCTCGGCGACCCCGTCGAGGCGTCCGCGCTCCTCGCCACCTACGGCCAGGACCGCGAACGGCCCCTGCTGCTCGGCTCGTTGAAGTCCAACATCGGGCACACCCAGGCCGCCGCGGGCGTCGCCGGCGTCATCAAGACGGTGCTCGCGATGCGGCACGGCAGGCTGCCCCGCACGCTGCACGCGGACGACCCCACCGACGCCGTCGAGTGGACCGCGGGCCGTGTCGAACTGCTGCGCCAGTCCGCCGACTGGCCCCGCACCGGCCGCCCCCGGCGGGCCGCCGTGTCCGCGTTCGGCATCAGCGGCACCAACGCCCACGTGGTCCTGGAGGCGGCTCCCGAGCCGGAACCGGCCCACGTGCCTGAACCGACACCCGAACCGGCCCATGCGCCGTCGTCGCCCGCACACGCGGTGCCCTGGCCCCTGTCCGCCCGCACCGCCGAAGCCCTCACCGACCACATCACCCGCGTCCGCGAACGGGCCGCCGGGCTCGACCCGCTCGACGTCGGCCACTCACTGGCCACCGGACGGTCCTCCTTCGAGCACCGGGCCGTGCTGCTCGGCTCGGCCCCGGACGCCCCGCCGCTCGCCGAGGCCGTGGCGGGCGACGAGCCGTCCGTCGCCCTCCTGTTCTCCGGCCAGGGCAGCCAGCGCCTCGGCATGGGACGCGAACTCGCGGACCGCTTCCCGGTGTTCGAAGCGGCCCTGGACGAGGTCCTCGCCGAGCTCGACCCGAACGTGCGGTCGGCGATGTGGGCCGGCGACGAAAAGACCCTGCACCGCACGGAGTTCGCGCAGCCCGCGCTGTTCGCCGTCGAGGTCGCCCTGTACCGGCTCGTGGTCTCCTGGGGCGTACGGCCCGAGTACCTCATGGGCCACTCCGTCGGCGAGATCGCCGCCGCGCACGTCGCCGGCGTGCTGTCCCTGGCGGACGCCTGCCGCCTGGTGTCCGCGCGGGCCCGCCTGATGCAGGACCTGCCCGCGGGCGGCGCGATGGTCGCCGTGTCCGCCGGTGAGGACGAGGTCCGTCCGCTGCTCACCGACGGCGTCGTCCTCGCAGCCGTCAACGGCCCGCGTTCCGTGGTCCTCTCGGGCCCCGACGAGGCCGTGGAAGCGGTCGCGGCCCGGCTGGCCGATGCCGGGCACCGCACCGGCCGCCTGCGGGTGTCGCACGCCTTCCACTCACGGCTGATGGACCCCGCCCTCGACCCCTTCCGTGCGGCGGTCGCGGAGCTGTCCTTCGCCGAACCCGCCCTGCCCGTCGTCTCCAACGTCACCGGACGCATCGCCGAACCCGGCGAACTGACCACCCCCGACTACTGGGTACGTCACCTGCGCGAGACGGTCCGCTTCGCCGACGGCGTGCGCACGCTGGCCGAGCACGGCGTCGGCGCCTGGCTGGAGGTCGGCCCCGGCGGTGTCCTCGCGGCCCTCGCCCAGGAGACCCTGCCGCCCGACGCCGTCGTCACACCCCTGCTGCACGGCGGCCCCGACGAGGAGCACTCCGCCGTCACGGCCCTGGCCAGGCTGTACGTCCACGGCGTCCCGGTCGACTTCACGGCCCTGTTCGCCGGGACCGGGGCCCGACGGGTCGCGCTGCCCACCTACCCGTTCCGTCGCGGCCGCTTCCCCTTCCGCCACGCCGACCGCGAGACGGACGGCACGGACTTGTGGTCGGCGCTCCGCCGCACCGAACCGGCCGCACTGGCGGGCCGCCTCGGCGTCACCGAGGACGCCGTCCGCTCCGTCGTCCCCGCCCTGCTGTCCTGGCGGTCCCGGCACCGCAGCCGGACCGCCCTCGACGCCCTGCGCCACCGCGAGCACTGGCAGCCGCACACCTTCCCGGCGCCGGGTGGGACGACCGGCCCGTGGCTGGTCCTGCTGCCCGAGCACGACGACCCCTGGGCCACCGCCCTCACAGACGCCCTCGGCACGGCGGCCCTGCCGGTCCGCTGCCCCGCCGGCGCCGACCGCGCCACGCTCACCGCGCTGCTGCGTGACGCCGAGCCGGCCGGCGTCCTGTGCCTCACCGCGCTCGAGGACTCGGACGCGGCGGACGTACCCGCCGGGCTGCTCGCCGCGCTGACCGCCGTACAGGCGACCGGCGACGCCGGACTGCGGGCACCCGTGTGGTGTGCGACCCGGGACGCGATGGCCGCCGTCGACACCGACCGGGCCCATGGCCTCGCGGGAGCCGCTCTCTGGGGCCTCGGCCGGGTCGCCGCCCGTGAGACACCCGACCGCTGGGGCGGCCTGCTCGACCTGCCCGCCGAAGAACCGAGCGGGCCCACCGTCGCCCTGGCACTGGGGGCCCTCACGGCCCAGGGCGGCGAGGACGAAGTGGCCGTACGTGCCACCGGAGCCCTCGTACGACGGCTAGTGCCTGCGCCCCGGATGCCCGATGAGACGGCCACCGGTTGGCGTCCCGCCGGCACGACCCTCGTCACGGGCGGCACCGGTGGCCTCGGCGCGCAGGTGGCGCGTCGGTTGGCCGGCGAGGGTGCCGAGCGGCTGTTGCTGGTCTCGCGCCGTGGCCCGGACGCGCCCGGTGCGGACGACCTGAGACGTGAACTGGCCGCCGCCGGCTGCGAGGTGGACATCGCCGCCTGCGACGTCGCCGACCGGGACGCGCTCGCCGCACTGCTCGCCGCGATCCCCGCCGAGCGGCCGCTGACGGCCGTGGTGCACGCGGCCGGCGTCCTCGACGACGGCGTGCTGGAGCGGCTCACCCCGGACCGGTTCGCCGACGTCTTCCGCGCCAAGGCCACCGCCGCGCTGCACCTCGACGCGCTGACCCGGGACCACGACCTCTCGGCGTTCGTGCTCTTCTCATCGGTGTCCGGCGCCCTCGGCAACCCCGGTCAGGCCAATTACGCGGCGGCCAACACCGTCCTCGACACCCTCGCTGCCCGCCGCCGCGCCGAAGGGCTCCCCGCGGTGTCGATCGCCTGGGCGGCCTGGCGCGGCGCCGGCATGGCCGCCGGACTCGACGACGCGCAGGGCCGACGATCGGGCCTGGGCGGCCTCGACCCCGAACTGGCCCTGACCGCCCTGCTGGAAGCCACCTCCGACCCCCACCCCGCTCTCCTGGTCGCCGACCTCGAGCCCCTGGCCGCAGCACTCCGCACGGGCCCGCGGCGCAGCCCGGTCCTCGACGGCCACCCCGCCGCACCCGCCCCGGCCCCGGCCACCACGCCCCTGGCCGACCGGCTGCGTACGGCACCGCCCGCCGAACACACCACGCTCGTGCTGGACGCGGTGCGCGCCGAGTCCGCGGGCGCCCTGGGCCACCGCCGGGCCGCCGACGTACCGCCCGACCGCGCCTTCCGGGCCTCCGGGTTCGACTCCCTCACCGCCGTTGAACTGCGCAACCGGCTCGTCGCCGCGACGGGTCTGCCACTCACCGCCGGAGTCGTCTTCGATCACCCCACCCCGCGCGAACTCGCCGCACACCTGCTGGCCGCCCTGACCGGCACCCGTGAAGCCGCCCTCGCCGAACCGTCCGGCATTGAGGACAACACCGCTGAAGCCGCCTCCGCCGTCGATGACGCCGACGACCCGGTCGTGATCGTCGGCATGGCCTGCCGGCTGCCCGGCGGCGCCGACTCCCCGCAGCTCCTGTGGGATCTGCTCACCGAGGAACGCGACGCCATCGGCCCCTTCCCCGGCGACCGCGGCTGGGACCTCACCGAGTTCGCGGACGGCGGGCGCCTCGAAGGCGGATTCCTCTACGACGCCCACGACTTCGACGCGGCCTTCTTCGGTATCTCCCCGCGCGAGGCGGTCACCATGGACCCGCAGCAGCGGCTGCTCCTGGAGACCGCCTGGGAGGCCGTGGAGCGGGCCGGCATCGACCCGCAGACCCTGCGCGGCACCCGCACCGGAGTCTTCGTCGGCAGCAACGGCCAGGACTACGCCCATGTCGTCAGCGGCTCCGCCGAACGCGCCGAGAGCCACGCCGCCACCGGTCTTGCCGCCAGCGCCCTGTCCGGCCGTGTCTCCTACACCCTCGGCCTGAACGGCCCCGCGGTCACCGTCGACACCGCCTGCTCCTCCTCGCTGGTCGCCCTGCACCAGGCGGTCCGCGCGGTCCGCGCCGGCGAGTGCGCGCTCGCCCTCGCCGGCGGGGTCACCGTCATGACCGACTCGGCGAGCTTCGCCCGCATCCAACGGCTGGGCGCCATCGCCCGCGACGGCCGCTCCAAGGCGTTCTCCGAGGACGCCGACGGCACCGGCTACTCCGAGGGTGTCGCCCTCCTCGTCGTGGAACGGCTCAGCGAGGCCCGGCGCCGGGGCCATCGGGTACGGGCCGTGATCCGCGGGTCCGCCGTGAACCAGGACGGCGCCTCCAACGGGCTCACCGCGCCCAACGGGCCCGCCCAGCAGCGCGTCATCCGCGAGGCGCTCGCCGACGCCCGCCTCGGGCCGGCCGACGTGGACGCCGTCGAGGCGCACGGCACCGGCACCCGGCTCGGCGACCCCATCGAGGCCGAGGCACTCCTCGCCGCCTACGGCCAGGACCGCGAACGGCCCCTGCTGCTGGGGTCCGTGAAGTCCAACATCGGCCATACGCAGGCGGCGGCCGGCGCGGTCGGCGTCATCAAGACGGTCCTGGCCCTCGAACACGGCACCGCGCCGCGCACCCTGCACGCCGACACGCCCTCCACCCGAGTCGACTGGACCACGGGCGCCGTACGCCTCCTGCGGTCCGCCCAGGAGTGGCCCGACACCGGATGCCCCCGCCGGGCCGCCGTGTCCGCGTTCGGCATCAGCGGCACCAACGCCCATGTCGTACTGGAGCAGGCGCCTCCGCGGTCCGTCACAGAGCCCGCCGGTTCGGTGACCCCACCGGTCGAGACCCCCGACGTACCCCTGCTCCTCTCCGCCCGGACCGTGCCCGCGCTGGCCGAACAGGCCGCCCGCACCGCCCGGTTCCTGCGCTCCCACCCCGAGACCGACCCCGCGGCGGCCGGCTGGTCGCTCGCCACGACCCGTGCCGCCCACCAGCACCGTGCCGTCGTCCTCGGCCCGGACCGCGCCGGGCTCCTCGACTCGCTGGACGCCCTGGCCACCGGCACCGCCGACCCTGCCGTCGTACGCGGCACCGCCGCCGACAGCGCCACCGGACCGGTGTTCGTCTTCCCCGGCCAGGGCTCCCAGTGGTGGGGCATGGGCCGCGAACTGTACGACTCCTCACGGGTGTTCCGCGCCACGGTCGACGACTGCGCCGACGCCCTGGGCCCTTACGTCGACTGGTCGCCCGTCGACCTGCTGCGCGGCGACGGCGCCGACCCCGACGTACTGCACAGGGCAGACGTCGTCCAGCCCGCCCTGTTCTCCACCATGGTCTCCCTCGCCGCCCTCTGGCGCTCCCTCGGCGTCGAACCGGGGGCGGTCGTCGGGCACTCGCAGGGCGAGATCGCCGCCGCCCATGTGGCGGGCGCGTTCAGCCTGGAGGAGGCGGCCCGGCTGGTGGCCCTGCGTGGCCGGACGATGCTCGAACTCGGCGGACTGGGCGGCCTGATGACGGTGTTCGCACCCGTCGACCGGGTCGAACCCCTCCTGGACGCCTGGCCCGGACGGGTCGGCGTGGCCGTCCTCAACGGGCCCGCGACGGTCGTCGTCTCCGGGGAGGACGCCGTCCTCGACGAACTGCGCGAGGTGTGCGCACGCATGGACCTGCGCACCAAGGACGTCAAGTCCGACATCGCCGGGCACGGCCCGCAGACCGAGGCGGTGAGGGACCAACTGCTCTCGGTCCTGGGCGAGTTGAGCCCCCGCCCGGCCCGCGTCCCGTTCTATTCCACGGTGACCGGTGGCCGGCTCGACACCACCGCCCTGGACGCCGGTTACTGGTATCGCAACCTGCGGCAGACCGTGCGCATGGAGGCTGCCACCCGTGCGCTGCTCGCGGCCGGGCACCGGGTCTTCGTCGAGAGCAGCCCGCATCCCGTACTGGCCGGTGCGATCGGCGAGACGTGTGAGGCGGCGGGAGCGGAAGACGCCGTCGTCCTCGGCTCCGTGCGCCGGCAGGCCGGTGACGCCCGGACGTTCCTGCTGTCGGCGGCGGGCGGCTGGGCGGCGGGCCTGCCCGTCGACTGGCGGCCCTGCTTCCCCTCCGCCGCCCGCTCCGAACCGGCCGTCGAACTGCCCACCTACCCCTTCCAGCGCCGCCGCTACTGGCCCACCGCCGACACCGCGCCCGTGCGGTCCGGCAGCGGTGAGGACAGTGCCTTCTGGGACCTCGTCGACGACGCGGACGCCGTCGGGCTCGCCGCCGAGACGGGCGCCGGCGAGCCCGAACTCGCCGCCGTCCTGCCCGCCCTCGCCGACTGGCGGCAGCGGTCCCGGCGCCGGGCGCTCGCCGCGTCGTGGAGCTACCGCGACGCCTGGCATCCGCTGGCCACGGGGCGCCCGGCGCAGAGTGCCGCCGGTGGCCGGCCGTCGTCTGCGGGCGCGTCGGGGCCGGTCGCGCAGTTCCCCGCGCCCCTTCGGGGCGCCGACCAACGCCTCGTCGTCGTCCCGGCCACCCACGCCGACGACCCCTGGGTGACCACCGTGGTCCGCGCCCTCGGCCCCGGAACGACCCGCATCGAGGTCTACCCCGCCACGGCCGACCGCACCTCGATGGCGGCGGTGCTGCCGACCCAACCCGGCGTCGTCGTATCCCTGCTGGGCCTCGCCGAAGACCCCGCCGACGTCCGTCACCCGGCGGTGCCCGTCGGGCTGGCGGCGACCGTCGCCCTGCTCCAGGCCCTCGCCGACCGGCCCGCCGGACCCCGTCTGTGGTGCCTCACCCGCGAGGCCGTCGCCGCCGTACCCGGCGACCTCGTCCGCCACCCGGCCCAGGGCACCCTGTGGGGGTTCGGCCGGGTCGCCGCCCTCGAACACCCCGCGCTGTGGGGCGGCCTGGCGGACCTGCCGGACACCGTCGACACCCACTGCGGGACGCTGCTGGCCACGCTGCTCACGGCCGACACCCCGGAGGACCAGCTGGCGCTCCGGGCGTCCGGAGCTTACGCACGACGCCTCGTCGCAGCCGGGGAGCCCACCGCGGTCAAGTCCGGGCGGACCGGCCGGACCGCCGCGGATACCGGCGGCACCTCGGTCACCGGCGATACCGGCCGCCGTCTCGACGCAGCCGGGGAAGCCGGCGCGGCCGAGCCCATGCCCACCGGCGGTACCGCCGCGGATACCGGCGGCACCTCGGTCACCGGCGGCACCGGCCGCCGTCTCGACGCAGCCGGGGAAGCCGGCGCGGACGAGGCCATGCCCACCGGCGGCACCAAAAGCCCTCTGCTCCCCGCCGGCGAATCCTCCGCAGCCAACCCCCGGCGCACCAGCCGCACCGTGCTCGTTCCCGGCGGCACAGCCTCCGATACCGGCCACCGTCCCGCCCCCGCTCGCGAACCCTCCGCAGCCAACCCCTGGCGTACCAGCGGCACCGTCCTCGTCACCGGCGGTACCGGTGCCCTCGGCAGTCGTCTCGCTCACTGGGCCGTGGCCCGGGGTGCCGCGCACGTGCTGCTGCTCAGCCGACGTGGGCCCGATGCTCCCGGCGCCGACACCCTCGCCAAGCAGCTCGCCGAACTCGGTGCCCGTGTCACCGTCGCCGCCTGTGACATCGCCGACCGGGACGCGCTCGCCGCCCACCTCGACGCCCTGCCCGCCGAGCAGCCGCTGACCGCCGTCGTCCACGCCGCCGGTGTCTCCGACGGGGACAGCGACACCACCGCCCTCACCCCGGACACCCTCCAGACGCTGCTCAGCGCCAAACTCCTCGGGGCCCGGCACCTCCATGAACTCACCGCGGGCCGCGACCTCGACGCGTTCGTGCTGTTCTCCTCCGGCGCCGCCTCCTGGGGCAGCGGAGGCCAGCCCGCCTACGCCGCCGCCAACGCCTACCTGGACGCGCTCGCCGCCCACCGCCGCGCCGCCGGGCTGCCCGCCACGTCCGTCGCGTGGGGCGCGTGGGGCGAGACCGGCATGGCCACCGAACCCGGCCTCGCCGCCGAACTCGCCCGCCGCGGCGTCCACCCCATGGACCCCGCCACCGCGCTCGCCGCCCTGCAACGCGCCCTCGACGAGGACGTGAGCGGCCTGACCGTGACGGCCACCGACTGGGCGGCGTTCCTGCCCGCCTTCACCGCCGCCCGGCCCAGCTCCCTGCTGTCCGAACTGGCACGGGCCACCGACCCCGGTCCCGCCGACACCCCCGAACCCGAGGACGGCCCCGGCCTGCGCGACCGGCTCGCCGAGCTGCCCGACGTCGAACGCACCCGGCTGCTCCTCGACCTGGTCCGCACCGAGGCCGCCGCCACCCTGGGCCACTCCGGCGCCGACGCCGTACCCGCCGAACGCGCCCTGCGAGACCTCGGCTTCGACTCCGTCAGCGCCGTCGACCTGCGTAACCGGCTCAAGGCCGTCACCGGCCTCGCCCTGCCCGCCTCCCTCGTCTTCGACCACCCCAACGCCACCGCGGTCGCCGCCCACCTGCGCACCGAGCTCTTCCCCGACGCCCCCGCCGCAACCGACGCGGGCGACGACCCGGACGCCGCGGTCCGCGCCGCCCTCGCCGCCGTGCCGCCCGCGCGGCTGCGCAAGGCCGGACTGCTGGAGCTGATCCTGCAACTCGCCGACGGTGACCCCGCGACCACCGACGCCCCCACCGGCGGGAGCGACGCACACGACCTGGACGCCCTCGACGGCGAGAGCCTGCTGCGGCTCGCGGCCGAGACCACCTCGGACTGA